One Chiloscyllium punctatum isolate Juve2018m chromosome 19, sChiPun1.3, whole genome shotgun sequence genomic window carries:
- the nsrp1 gene encoding nuclear speckle splicing regulatory protein 1 isoform X4 → MKQTKLEIQKALEEDSTVYEYDSIYDDLQQKKLESSTKLLSGTNKKPKYIESLLKAVGERKKEQDRRMERKIQKEREAEGEKYMDKDAFVTSAYKKKLQEQAEEKEQERREAEREASLDVTKQKDLSGFYRHFLNQKVGEESIPECSIRGTKGVKEEQSGNYPNESDCQNPAVISRGSMSVNEQNPDADSDFEIDSEDDKAKNGQKKLASKTRNDDSSDNNEEKGTARQYRRHVGSSSEEEQSHHQHMSYSHKEGKSEKSKRHSKSYRDKEKSFRNKESSGHKEHSHGKGKYKEKDHHRKERERERYKDGKEQKRIKEEKCKDKDYNSGRDVRHRDYGEKHKERDEQTDEKLQERERSKVEKYAKKNDRRKEEKYREHKEEGKWDKIISEREKEKDTFERTDKKYGSSDTREDSSEKEKHRKHDHKRARSEEKKIEELSVETRDNEEKGKSMNLLSDQKSKDDAEKQIDGAALSQPVSKFVKRSNQETITSAKERYLARQMNRALTKSYIEPEEND, encoded by the exons ATGAAGCAG ACTAAGTTAGAAATACAGAAGGCACTGGAGGAAGATTCCACAGTCTATGAATATGACAGTATTTATGATGACCTTCAACAGAAGAAGTTGGAAAGCAGCACAAAGTTGTTGTCTGGTACCAATAAAAAG CCCAAGTACATTGAAAGCTTACTAAAAGCTGTAGGAGAGCGCAAAAAAGAACAAGACAGAAGGATGGAACGAAAAATCCAAAAGGAAAGAGAGGCTGAAGGAGAGAAGTATATGGACAAAGATGCATTTGTCACTTCTGCATACAAAAAGAAACTCCAGGAGCAAGCAGAGGAGAAGGAACAAGAACGCAgagaggcagaaagagagg CTTCTTTGGATGTAACAAAACAGAAAGACCTCAGTGGTTTCTATCGGCACTTCTTGAATCAGAAAGTGGGTGAAGAGTCAATTCCAGAATGCAGCATTCGCGGAACCAAAGG TGTGAAGGAAGAACAATCTGGAAACTATCCTAATGAAAGTGACTGTCAAAATCCTGCTGTCATATCAAGGGGATCAATGTCTGTGAATGAACAAAACCCTGATGCAGACAGTGACTTTGAAATTGATAGTGAAGATGACAAAGCTAAAAATGGTCAGAAAAAATTGGCTTCCAAAACAAGAAATGATGACAGTTCTGATAATAATGAAGAAAAGGGAACAGCTCGTCAATACAGAAGGCATGTTGGGTCCTCTAGTGAGGAAGAACAAAGTCATCATCAACATATGAGTTATTCCCACAAAGAAGGAAAAAGTGAGAAAAGCAAGAGGCATTCTAAGAGCTATAGAGATAAGGAAAAAAGCTTCAGAAATAAGGAAAGTTCTGGTCATAAAGAACATTCACATGGGAAGGGCAAGTATAAAGAAAAAGATCATCACAGAAAGGAGAGAGAACGTGAAAGATACAAGGATGGCAAAGAACAGAAGAGAATCAAGGaggaaaaatgtaaagataaggactACAACAGTGGAAGGGATGTGAGACACAGAGATTATGGAGAGAAGCATAAAGAAAGGGATGAGCAAACAGATGAAAAACTCCAAGAACGAGAGCGAAGCAAAGTGGAAAAGTATGCAAAGAAAAATGACAGAAGAAAGGAAGAAAAGTACAGAGAACACAAAGAAGAGggaaaatgggacaagattattagtgaaagggaaaaggaaaaagacacCTTTGAAAGAACTGATAAAAAATATGGTAGCAGTGATACAAGGGAAGATAGCTCAGAGAAAGAAAAACACAGAAAACATGATCATAAGAGAGCACGATctgaagagaaaaaaattgaagaACTGAGTGTGGAAACCAGAGATAATGaagaaaagggaaaaagtatGAATTTGCTGAGTGACCAAAAATCAAAAGATGATGCAGAAAAACAAATAGATGGAGCTGCGCTGTCCCAaccagttagtaaatttgtgaagCGCAGCAACCAAGAGACTATTACATCCGCAAAAGAGCGATACCTTGCAAGGCAGATGAACAGAGCTTTAACAAAGTCATATATTGAACCAGAAGAAAATGACTAA
- the nsrp1 gene encoding nuclear speckle splicing regulatory protein 1 isoform X3, with product MAAPVRQYGLILPKKTKNTVALSKHSIFDDSDDETSVNETLQKESLKKTVMKQTKLEIQKALEEDSTVYEYDSIYDDLQQKKLESSTKLLSGTNKKPKYIESLLKAVGERKKEQDRRMERKIQKEREAEGEKYMDKDAFVTSAYKKKLQEQAEEKEQERREAEREASLDVTKQKDLSGFYRHFLNQKVGEESIPECSIRGTKGVKEEQSGNYPNESDCQNPAVISRGSMSVNEQNPDADSDFEIDSEDDKAKNGQKKLASKTRNDDSSDNNEEKGTARQYRRHVGSSSEEEQSHHQHMSYSHKEGKSEKSKRHSKSYRDKEKSFRNKESSGHKEHSHGKGKYKEKDHHRKERERERYKDGKEQKRIKEEKCKDKDYNSGRDVRHRDYGEKHKERDEQTDEKLQERERSKVEKYAKKNDRRKEEKYREHKEEGKWDKIISEREKEKDTFERTDKKYGSSDTREDSSEKEKHRKHDHKRARSEEKKIEELSVETRDNEEKGKSMNLLSDQKSKDDAEKQIDGAALSQPVSKFVKRSNQETITSAKERYLARQMNRALTKSYIEPEEND from the exons ACTTCAGTCAATGAAACCCTTCAAAAGGAGTCACTGAAGAAAACAGTGATGAAGCAG ACTAAGTTAGAAATACAGAAGGCACTGGAGGAAGATTCCACAGTCTATGAATATGACAGTATTTATGATGACCTTCAACAGAAGAAGTTGGAAAGCAGCACAAAGTTGTTGTCTGGTACCAATAAAAAG CCCAAGTACATTGAAAGCTTACTAAAAGCTGTAGGAGAGCGCAAAAAAGAACAAGACAGAAGGATGGAACGAAAAATCCAAAAGGAAAGAGAGGCTGAAGGAGAGAAGTATATGGACAAAGATGCATTTGTCACTTCTGCATACAAAAAGAAACTCCAGGAGCAAGCAGAGGAGAAGGAACAAGAACGCAgagaggcagaaagagagg CTTCTTTGGATGTAACAAAACAGAAAGACCTCAGTGGTTTCTATCGGCACTTCTTGAATCAGAAAGTGGGTGAAGAGTCAATTCCAGAATGCAGCATTCGCGGAACCAAAGG TGTGAAGGAAGAACAATCTGGAAACTATCCTAATGAAAGTGACTGTCAAAATCCTGCTGTCATATCAAGGGGATCAATGTCTGTGAATGAACAAAACCCTGATGCAGACAGTGACTTTGAAATTGATAGTGAAGATGACAAAGCTAAAAATGGTCAGAAAAAATTGGCTTCCAAAACAAGAAATGATGACAGTTCTGATAATAATGAAGAAAAGGGAACAGCTCGTCAATACAGAAGGCATGTTGGGTCCTCTAGTGAGGAAGAACAAAGTCATCATCAACATATGAGTTATTCCCACAAAGAAGGAAAAAGTGAGAAAAGCAAGAGGCATTCTAAGAGCTATAGAGATAAGGAAAAAAGCTTCAGAAATAAGGAAAGTTCTGGTCATAAAGAACATTCACATGGGAAGGGCAAGTATAAAGAAAAAGATCATCACAGAAAGGAGAGAGAACGTGAAAGATACAAGGATGGCAAAGAACAGAAGAGAATCAAGGaggaaaaatgtaaagataaggactACAACAGTGGAAGGGATGTGAGACACAGAGATTATGGAGAGAAGCATAAAGAAAGGGATGAGCAAACAGATGAAAAACTCCAAGAACGAGAGCGAAGCAAAGTGGAAAAGTATGCAAAGAAAAATGACAGAAGAAAGGAAGAAAAGTACAGAGAACACAAAGAAGAGggaaaatgggacaagattattagtgaaagggaaaaggaaaaagacacCTTTGAAAGAACTGATAAAAAATATGGTAGCAGTGATACAAGGGAAGATAGCTCAGAGAAAGAAAAACACAGAAAACATGATCATAAGAGAGCACGATctgaagagaaaaaaattgaagaACTGAGTGTGGAAACCAGAGATAATGaagaaaagggaaaaagtatGAATTTGCTGAGTGACCAAAAATCAAAAGATGATGCAGAAAAACAAATAGATGGAGCTGCGCTGTCCCAaccagttagtaaatttgtgaagCGCAGCAACCAAGAGACTATTACATCCGCAAAAGAGCGATACCTTGCAAGGCAGATGAACAGAGCTTTAACAAAGTCATATATTGAACCAGAAGAAAATGACTAA